In Papilio machaon chromosome W, ilPapMach1.1, whole genome shotgun sequence, a single genomic region encodes these proteins:
- the LOC123723159 gene encoding triosephosphate isomerase encodes MPRKFVVGGNWKMNGDKNMINEIINNMKKGPLDKDVEVIIGVPSIYLTYVKSIVPDTIQVAAQNCWKVPKGAFTGEISPAMLKDIGVNWVIIGHSERRTIFHENDNLVAEKVAHALESGMKVIACIGETLEEREAGKTEEVVFRQTQALVSAIGDKWANVVLAYEPVWAIGTGKTASPQQAQEVHASLRNWLATNVSAEVADAVRIQYGGSVTATNAKELATCADIDGFLVGGASLKPEFVNIVNATK; translated from the exons ATGCCCCGCAAATTTGTCGTTGGTGGTAACTGGAAGATGAAtggagataaaaatatgataaatgaaattataaataatatgaagaAAGGTCCTTTGGATAAGGATGTTGag GTTATTATTGGAGTACCTTCCATCTATCTTACTTATGTAAAGAGTATCGTACCCGATACAATCCAAGTTGCCGCCCAAAACTGCTGGAAAGTTCCAAAGGGTGCTTTCACag GTGAAATTTCACCCGCTATGTTGAAAGACATCGGTGTTAACTGGGTTATCATTGGACATTCCGAACGCAGGACAATCTTTCATGAAAATGATAATCTAGTAGCTGAAAAA GTGGCACATGCTCTTGAGTCTGGCATGAAAGTGATTGCTTGTATTGGTGAGACCTTGGAAGAAAGAGAAGCGGGAAAGACTGAAGAAGTTGTATTCAGGCAGACTCAGGCATTGGTGTCGGCTATTGGTGACAAATGGGCCAATGTTGTGCTTGCCTATGAACCGGTCTGGGCTATCGGTACTGGAAAAACTGCTTCACCGCAGCAG GCTCAAGAAGTACATGCTTCATTACGTAACTGGTTGGCAACTAATGTGTCAGCTGAAGTTGCTGATGCTGTACGTATTCAATATGGCGGCTCTGTCACCGCCACCAACGCTAAGGAATTAGCTACTTGTGCCGATATTGATGGTTTCCTTGTAGGCGGTGCAAGTTTGAAACCGGAGTTTGTTAACATTGTTAACGCTACCAAGTAA
- the LOC106711327 gene encoding uncharacterized protein K02A2.6-like has product MSVGQFGVLSCFDHCEQTWKTYKSRITQWFIANDINHLTDATGVKRRAILLSAFSEGTYKLASDLALPKELQQVPYPDILELLDAHFTPKRVGFGERHNFYSALQQPTETFTQWAARLRGLSAHCGFSNLEEALRDRFIMGMQHGIEKEKIYAKDLSGLTLAKAVELAENIRCARAGAAGAAAASCTSIDVAAPSDVLYKIGHSSANVQSATESRSKKVKCSVCGYNHRSVDCRFSNYSCKKCNRKGHLQRMCKKVNQVTSAVMNESDENDDDGECFHIRSFKGEPMVESIELNGVKLKFEIDSGSAVTVISVNTYRRHYSKTQLLPTKKRLLGYSGETIHCLGVMTQSRISYGGQTRSIDVYVVRGGGPALLGRDFISKFNLQLAPVNYCDSSLSIEKLQARFSKTFSDRLGKFNKYKIRLLLKEQSRPLFFKARPIAFALKEKVTKEIDRLVDLGVLKPVDHSEYASPIVPVLKRNGSVRICADYAVSINKQLVVDQYPLPTVNELFSKLHSGEQFTKLDLSSAYNQLCLDEESQKLTCINTHRGLYQYTRLVFGLSSAPAIFQRAMETVLSGLEGVLCLLDDILVTGRNREEHLARLSSVLQRLEEAGLTLQKDKCEFFKDEISYLGYVINKNGLKKSPEKVKAIVDAPVPTNVSQLQSFLGLANYYRNFVPGASSILKPLYDLLKKNNKWEWSQEHADAFVLIKNKLASDLVLAHFNQNAKLILTVDASPTGLGAILSQVGDDGAERPVSFASRTLTPAEKRYSQIQKEATAIIFGVRRFHQYLYGRTEPFVLRTDHKPLLSIFGPHKGIPEVSANRLQRYAMFLGAYNYNIEYVRSADNSADYLSRASLAGVSENGAGSTEVGRASCADAAAALCDRAAYVCFVVDGSLPITISELKNATSRDIIFRRVINYIFNGWPTKESDPNIKPYFLCRNQLSLENGCLMRGHKVVIPECLRPKILNELHSSHLGIVKTKAEARSRFWFPGVDDAIERLIGSCEICNRLRPSPPRAKMAPWKFPPQPFHRLHIDFLGPLNGHTYLVIVDAYTKWVEVYDMNANSNSNAVIERLYDFMARFGLPKTIVSDNGTSFCSQQFLNFCAGNGITHLTTPAYHPASNGQAESSVKVIKKGIKSSLLASRSAKECKLRLLKFLLDYRNSIHSTTGLSPAELVYGRKLRTRLDLIKPSSPSSSCVPLAEFVKKKQCSQIEAHGGCNKQFFTPGDQVLYKKFAGNNKFTWHQATVLKRLGKVLYVVQDNTSSIKSKKHKNQLWLYKGDVKIDSWDYNDIGSESPTSSVSSEQQGLADAMQDSAFAGSSRGEDEEARLPPDTPPTNHPNVTVTRGVRRRMLSDEEV; this is encoded by the coding sequence atgtctgTTGGACAGTTTGGTGTTTTGTCTTGTTTTGATCACTGTGAACAGACGTGGAAAACGTACAAGAGTCGCATAACGCAATGGTTTATTGCTAATGATATAAACCATTTAACCGATGCGACGGGAGTAAAGCGACGCGCGATATTGCTAAGTGCATTCTCAGAGGGTACCTATAAATTAGCATCGGACTTAGCGTTGCCGAAAGAGCTGCAGCAGGTGCCCTACCCGGACATCCTCGAACTATTGGATGCCCACTTCACTCCGAAGCGCGTCGGCTTCGGGGAACGGCACAACTTTTACTCGGCACTTCAGCAGCCCACCGAAACGTTTACTCAATGGGCGGCTCGACTGCGGGGGCTCTCCGCACACTGCGGGTTCAGCAACCTCGAGGAAGCTCTCCGCGACCGCTTCATCATGGGAATGCAGCACGGGATCGAAAAGGAGAAGATCTACGCCAAGGATCTGAGCGGCCTGACCCTGGCAAAGGCCGTGGAGTTGGCGGAGAATATTCGATGCGCGCGGGCGGGCGCCGCCGGCGCAGCCGCCGCGTCGTGCACCAGCATCGACGTCGCCGCGCCTTCGGATGTGCTGTACAAAATCGGACATTCCAGTGCTAATGTACAAAGTGCTACCGAAAGTCGGTCGAAAAAGGTGAAGTGTTCCGTGTGCGGTTATAACCACAGGTCGGTAGACTGTCGTTTCTCCAACTACTCCTGCAAAAAATGCAATCGAAAAGGTCATCTCCAGCGAATGTGCAAAAAAGTGAACCAGGTGACGTCAGCGGTGATGAATGAGTCGGACGAGAACGACGACGACGGTGAGTGTTTTCATATCCGATCTTTTAAAGGGGAGCCTATGGTGGAGAGTATAGAGTTGAATggggttaaattaaaatttgaaatagataGCGGGTCCGCAGTTACCGTAATTTCAGTAAACACCTATAGACGGCATTACAGTAAAACACAATTGTTGCCAACTAAGAAAAGGTTACTTGGTTACTCGGGGGAAACGATTCATTGCCTTGGTGTTATGACCCAATCGCGCATTTCGTATGGAGGGCAAACCCGTAGTATAGACGTATACGTGGTACGTGGCGGGGGCCCGGCGCTCCTCGGTAGGgactttatttcaaaatttaatttacagttaGCTCCTGTGAACTATTGCGACTCATCTCTGTCAATAGAAAAGCTCCAAGCTCGGTTTTCAAAAACGTTTTCGGATAGGCtaggtaaatttaataaatataaaatcaggttacttttaaaagaacaGTCGAGACCACTATTTTTCAAAGCCCGTCCGATAGCGTTCGCTTTGAAAGAGAAGGTTACTAAAGAAATCGACAGATTGGTCGATTTAGGGGTTTTGAAGCCAGTAGATCATTCGGAGTATGCGTCGCCTATAGTGCCTGTGCTAAAGCGAAACGGCTCCGTGAGGATATGTGCCGATTACGCTGTcagtataaataaacagttagTAGTTGATCAGTATCCTTTGCCTACGGTGAACGAACTGTTTTCCAAATTACATAGCGGTGAACAGTTCACAAAATTAGATTTATCGAGTGCGTACAATCAGCTTTGCCTCGACGAGGAGTCGCAAAAGTTAACATGTATTAATACACACCGGGGACTGTATCAATATACGCGGCTCGTGTTCGGTCTGTCCTCCGCCCCGGCTATCTTCCAGCGCGCAATGGAGACCGTACTGTCGGGACTAGAAGGCGTGTTGTGTCTACTCGACGATATTTTGGTTACGGGCAGAAATAGGGAAGAACACTTGGCGCGATTAAGTTCGGTGTTGCAGAGACTCGAGGAGGCAGGATTGACGTTGCAGAAGGATAAATGCGAGTTTTTCAAAGACGAGATTAGTTACTTGGGCtacgttataaataaaaatgggtTAAAAAAATCGCCCGAAAAGGTGAAGGCGATTGTGGATGCACCTGTGCCGACTAACGTCAGCCAGTTGCAATCATTTTTAGGGCTGGCCAACTACTATAGGAATTTCGTGCCCGGCGCATCATCTATACTTAAGCCcttatatgatttattaaaaaaaaataataaatgggAATGGTCTCAAGAGCACGCGGATGCGttcgttttaataaaaaacaagctGGCGTCGGATTTAGTGTTAGCGCATTTTAATCAAAACGCTAAACTAATCTTAACAGTGGATGCTTCTCCCACTGGTCTCGGGGCGATATTGTCGCAGGTGGGGGACGACGGCGCTGAGCGGCCGGTCTCGTTCGCGTCGCGCACGCTCACGCCCGCCGAGAAACGGTATTCGCAGATACAAAAAGAAGCGACAGCGATAATATTCGGCGTCCGTAGGtttcatcaatatttataCGGCCGTACGGAACCCTTCGTTTTACGAACCGACCATAAGccattattatctatattcgGTCCGCATAAAGGAATACCGGAAGTATCTGCAAATAGGTTACAAAGATACGCAATGTTTTTAGGCGCGTACAATTACAACATAGAATATGTTCGTAGCGCTGATAACAGCGCAGATTATCTGTCGCGCGCGAGCTTGGCGGGTGTGAGCGAGAACGGCGCGGGGTCCACGGAGGTGGGGCGCGCGTCTTGCGCAGACGCCGCCGCGGCGCTGTGCGACAGGGCTgcttatgtttgttttgttgtcgACGGCTCGTTACCGATTACGATTTCCGAATTGAAAAATGCAACATCGcgtgatataatttttagacgtgttataaattatatatttaacggCTGGCCTACTAAAGAATCTGATCCCAATATTAAGCCATATTTTTTGTGTCGGAACCAGCTGTCATTAGAAAATGGTTGCTTGATGAGAGGTCATAAGGTCGTAATTCCGGAATGTTTACGTCCAAAAATTTTGAACGAGTTGCATTCGTCACACTTAGGCATCGTTAAAACCAAAGCTGAAGCTAGATCCAGGTTTTGGTTCCCGGGCGTTGATGACGCAATTGAGCGGCTGATAGGGTCGTGTGAGATATGCAACCGGTTAAGACCTTCGCCACCGCGGGCTAAGATGGCACCGTGGAAGTTCCCACCACAACCATTTCACCGTTTGCATATCGACTTCCTAGGTCCGCTGAATGGTCACACCTATCTGGTTATCGTCGACGCGTACACTAAATGGGTCGAAGTGTACGACATGAACGCTAATTCGAACTCGAATGCAGTAATAGAACGTTTGTACGACTTCATGGCACGGTTCGGTCTTCCGAAAACTATTGTTAGTGACAACGGTACATCATTTTGTTcccaacaatttttaaatttttgcgcGGGAAATGGTATCACACACCTAACGACGCCGGCATATCATCCTGCTAGTAACGGTCAAGCGGAAAGTTcagtaaaagttataaaaaagggCATAAAGAGCAGTCTTTTAGCTAGCCGATCGGCAAAGGAATGCAAATTACGactcttaaaatttttacttgatTACAGAAACTCTATTCATTCCACCACAGGCCTTTCTCCCGCCGAGTTAGTTTACGGGCGGAAACTTAGGACGCGGTTAGATTTGATTAAACCTAGTTCACCGTCATCTTCGTGCGTTCCCCTTGctgaatttgtaaaaaaaaagcagtGTTCGCAAATTGAAGCACACGGAGGctgtaataaacaattttttacgcCGGGTGACCAggtgttatataaaaagtttgcGGGAAATAACAAATTCACCTGGCATCAAGCAACAGTGTTGAAGAGACTCGGAAAAGTTTTATATGTGGTGCAAGACAACACTTCGTCTATTAAGAGTAAAAAGCACAAAAATCAATTGTGGCTGTACAAAGGAGACGTCAAGATAGACTCGTGGGACTATAACGATATAGGCTCAGAGAGTCCCACATCGTCGGTGTCGTCCGAACAACAAGGTTTGGCAGACGCGATGCAGGACTCCGCGTTCGCTGGCTCGTCGCGGGGGGAGGATGAGGAGGCAAGATTGCCTCCAGACACGCCGCCTACCAACCACCCCAACGTGACGGTTACTAGAGGGGTTAGGCGCCGCATGCTCTCAGACGAAGAAGTATAG
- the LOC106717119 gene encoding LOW QUALITY PROTEIN: putative fatty acyl-CoA reductase CG5065 (The sequence of the model RefSeq protein was modified relative to this genomic sequence to represent the inferred CDS: substituted 1 base at 1 genomic stop codon) — protein MASSVREFYKEKNVLLTGGTGFMGKVLIEKLLYSIPDIGNIYVLMRPKRGKSVKQRLDEMLRLQLYDRIRNERPGVLKKVKALQGDVLFDNFGLSDSDIENLSKEISILFHFAATLKLEAPLKDNVDMNTCGTLRTVNIAKRLKNLLAFIHLSTAFCYPDYEILDEXMHAPPVKPEDVMSLVQWMDDKQLALITPSLLGPHPNCYTFSKRLAENIIEQAFDDLPATIVRPSIVCPAYSEPLPGWVDSLNGPVGLMLGAGKGVIRSMLCDGSLTAQVIPVDTAINAIIAIGMLEGTRTEKPLVIPIYNANIGHQKPTTWGEVLQIGKDYGRKYPLAWPLWYPNGDITTNETLHYFRRIFYHLVPAYTIDFLLMLLGQKRFMVRIQNRISQGLEVLQYFTMRPWVFPCPNFDNIQEKLEGEERKIFNIDLTAVDRVKYLEDCVEGGRIFCFKEDPTKIPYNRTYHNFLYFLDWIVKILFWLFILSLLAAWFEPVRDLFSIGEPVVKHLPFLGRAVFDKRM, from the exons ATGGCGTCTTCGGTAAGAGAATTttacaaagagaaaaatgtgcTGCTCACTGGCGGTACGGGTTTCATGGGGAAAGTACTCATTGAGAAACTTTTGTATTCAATACCTGATATCGGTAATATCTATGTTTTGATGAGACCTAAACGTGGAAAGTCTGTTAAACAGCGTTTGGACGAGATGTTACGTTTACAA TTATACGACAGAATCAGAAATGAACGACCAGGTGTTCTTAAAAAGGTTAAGGCCTTACAAGGTGATGTTCTGTTCGATAACTTTGGATTATCTGACTCCGATATTGAGAACTTGTCAAAAGAGATATCTATACTGTTCCATTTCGCGGCAACATTGAAGCTGGAAGCACCTCTGAAGGACAACGTAGACATGAACACATGCGGAACTCTGCGGACCGTGAACATTGCTAAAAGACTTAAGAATCTTTTAGCCTTCATCCACCTTTCGACTGCATTTTGCTATCCGGATTACGAAATTTTAGATGAGTAG ATGCATGCACCTCCGGTGAAACCCGAAGATGTCATGAGTCTGGTTCAATGGATGGACGACAAACAGCTGGCCCTAATCACACCGTCGCTATTGGGCCCCCATCCAAATTGTTACACTTTCTCCAAGCGACTCGCCGAGAACATTATCGAGCAAGCCTTCGATGATCTTCCGGCTACTATAGTGCGGCCGAGTATAG TGTGCCCGGCGTATTCAGAGCCCTTACCTGGCTGGGTGGACAGTCTCAATGGTCCAGTGGGTTTGATGTTGGGTGCTGGCAAAGGAGTTATCCGTAGCATGCTCTGCGATGGCAGCCTTACTGCACAAGTCATACCAGTTGATACCGCTATCAATGCTATCATCGCCATTGGAATGTTGGAAGGAACAAGGACTGAGAA ACCTTTAGTTATTCCTATTTACAACGCGAATATAGGCCATCAAAAACCTACCACGTGGGGCGAAGTCTTGCAGATCGGTAAGGACTATGGACGAAAATATCCGTTGGCTTGGCCGCTTTGGTATCCCAACGGAGACATTACAACCAACGAAACATTGCATTATTTCCGtcgtatattttatcatttggTACCAGCATATACTATCGATTTTCTACTGATGCTACTTGGACAAAAACGTTT CATGGTAAGGATACAGAATCGTATCAGCCAGGGACTTGAAGTTCTGCAATACTTCACTATGAGACCCTGGGTATTTCCTTGCCCGAACTTTGATAATATACAAGAAAAGTTGGAAGGAGAAGAACGTAAGATCTTCAACATAGATCTCACTGCTGTGGATCGTGTGAAGTATCTCGAAGACTGCGTAGAAGGTGGTCGAATCTTTTGCTTCAAGGAAGATCCAACGAAAATACCATACAATAGAACGTACCATAACTT CCTATACTTTCTCGATTGGATTGTGAAGATATTGTTTTGGCTGTTCATTCTATCACTCTTAGCTGCATGGTTCGAGCCCGTAAGGGACTTGTTTTCGATCGGTGAACCAGTCGTAAAACACCTACCATTTTTAGGTCGGGCTGTCTTCGATAAAAGAATGTAA
- the LOC123723157 gene encoding LOW QUALITY PROTEIN: protein disulfide-isomerase A5-like (The sequence of the model RefSeq protein was modified relative to this genomic sequence to represent the inferred CDS: inserted 2 bases in 1 codon) → MRYQLLLQLFIYLCLCMHTLVHAKKQKNNLITQTNDXKEFKKLLRTKTNVLVLFVNEPKSSQAIVDVFKETADAMKGKATLVSIDCSNSDGKKLCKKLKVTNEKPYHIKYYKDGEFHKDYDRGETVSAFCNFLRDPTGDLPWEEDPKATDIFHLQDGEALTKFLKKSMASYKRSLIMFYAPWCGYCKTMKPEYVAAAADLKGEALLAAIDVAKPGNSRIRQQYNITGFPTLLYYEKGQFRFPYNGDNKHQAIVDFMRDPNSQVHQKKREVDDESWSQDSDVVHLTADTFDSVLANVEHALVVFYAPWCGHCKRIKPEFEKAAARINNENIPGVLAAVDATVESALAMRFGVKGYPTLKYFNKGQYKYDAGHARQEEQIVDFIKNPQEPPPPPPPEKPWSEEEGQVRHLSESTFKNTLRKIKHAIIMFYAPWCGHCKSTKPEFSEAAETFSDELSVVFGAVDCTTEQQLCSDYKVRGYPTIKYFSYFNKLVEDYTGGRKKEDFITFINSQRGKHETSQKKKTSQEAGFGINVQMINDDDFHSVIASKTPTFIMFYATWCGHCSTVKPVYSRLATKMKSIGGPVLVAAVEASDNPKVADYAKIETLPTFKIYSNGNLLADYDGDRSAEDFERFCMSHAKTKDEL, encoded by the exons ATGCGATATCAACTTTTATTACAA ctgtttatatatttgtgtttatGTATGCATACATTGGTTCAtgcaaagaaacaaaaaaacaatctcataACACAAACCAATGA AAAGGAATTCAAGAAGTTACTAAGAACCAAAACAAATGTAttggttttatttgttaatgaaCCAAAATCATCTCAGGCTATTGTGGATGTTTTCAAAGAGACTGCAGATGCGATGAAAGGAAAAGCAACTTTAGTGTCCATTGATTGTAGTAACAG CGATGGCaaaaaattatgcaaaaaattaaaagttaccaATGAAAAACCATAtcacattaaatattataaagatggTGAATTTCACAAAGACTATGATAGGGGTGAGACTGTTTCTGCCTTTTGTAACTTTCTACGTGATCCTACCGGTGACTTGCCCTGGGAGGAAGATCCGAAAGCGACAGATATATTTCATCTCCAGGATGGCGAG GCATTGACAAAATTCTTGAAGAAGAGTATGGCATCATATAAGAGGTCTTTGATTATGTTCTATGCTCCTTGGTGTGGATACTGCAAGACCATGAAACCTGAGTATGTCGCTGCGGCTGCTGATTTAAAG GGTGAAGCATTACTTGCAGCTATTGATGTTGCTAAGCCAGGAAATTCAAGAATAAGACAACAATACAATATCACTGGATTCCCCACCCTTCTATACTATGA gaaGGGTCAGTTTCGTTTCCCGTATAATGGAGACAACAAACATCAAGCAATAGTTGATTTCATGAGAGATCCAAACTCACAAGTACATCAAAAGAAAAGGGAAGTAGATGATGAAAGTTGGTCGCAGGATTCAGATGTTGTGCATTTAACAG CTGACACTTTCGACAGTGTGTTGGCGAATGTTGAACATGCTTTAGTGGTCTTCTACGCACCCTGGTGTGGACATTGTAAAAGAATCAAACCGGAGTTTGAAAAAGCAGCGGCAAGGATAAATAACGAAAAT ATCCCAGGCGTTTTAGCCGCTGTAGATGCGACTGTAGAATCAGCCTTGGCTATGCGTTTCGGTGTTAAAGGCTACCCAACACTAAAGTACTTCAACAAAGGTCAATACAAGTACGATGCCGGACATGCCAGACAAGAGGAACAAATTGTGGACTTTATCAAG AATCCTCAAGAGccgccgcctccgcctccaCCAGAAAAGCCCTGGTCTGAAGAGGAAGGACAAGTTAGACATCTCAGTGAATCTACATTCAAAAATACCCTCCGGAAGATCAAACATGCAATAATAATGTTCTATGCACCAt GGTGTGGACACTGCAAGAGTACGAAACCTGAATTCTCTGAAGCAGCGGAAACATTTTCCGATGAATTGTCAGTTGTGTTTGGTGCAGTTGACTGTACAACTGAACAACAACTATGTTCTGATTACAAAGTGCGAGGATATCCTACAATTAAATACTTCAGTTACTTCAATAAACTAGTCGAAGATTACACCGGAGGACGGAAg aaagaAGATTTCATAACATTCATTAACAGTCAGCGGGGTAAACATGAGACTTCGCAGAAGAAGAAGACAAGTCAGGAGGCGGGCTTTGGTATTAATGTTCAGATGATTAATGATGACGATTTCCATTCAGTTATAGCCTCAAAAACACCCACATTTATCATGTTTTATGCTacat GGTGCGGTCATTGTTCGACAGTGAAGCCGGTATACAGTAGACTTGCGACTAAAATGAAGTCAATCGGTGGACCTGTCCTAGTCGCAGCGGTGGAAGCCTCCGATAATCCAAAAGTCGCAGACTACGCCAAGATCGAAACTTTGCCTACATTCAAAATATACTCAAATGGTAATTTATTAGCTGATTATGATGGAGATAGATCTGCAGAAGATTTTGAACGTTTCTGTATGTCACATGCTAAAACGAAAGATGAACTATGA